A window of Streptomyces sp. SAI-127 contains these coding sequences:
- a CDS encoding MFS transporter: MSDAPARTAETGVVVPPRPNAVVAVLAFAGIVVSLMQTLVIPIVPELPRLLDAPASDTAWAVTATLLAAAVATPVVGRLGDMFGKRRMLLVSVVMLVVGSVVCGLSDALVPMIVGRALQGLSSGVIPLGISIMRDELPAERLAGATALMSASLGVGGALGLPTAALIADNFDWHVLFWASAAMGAAALVLVLVVVPESRVRTGGRFDAVGAVGMAVGLVSLLLAISKGADWGWASGTTLGLFAAAVIVLLAWGLFELRTAQPLVDLRTTARRQVLFTNLASIAVGFSMFAMSLVLPQLLQLPTRTGYGLGRSLLTAGLVMAPSGLVMMALAPVSAAVSKAKGPKVTLMIGALIVACGYGLNIVLMSEVWHLVLVSSVIGAGIGFTYGSMPALIMGAVPASETAAANSLNTLMRSIGTSCASAIAGVVLAQMTIDLGGYALPSENGFKTVMAIGAGAALLAFAIASFIPRPRAAVPAAPPAPAAAQTSAGTPSGL; this comes from the coding sequence ATGTCCGACGCTCCCGCCAGAACCGCCGAAACGGGCGTGGTGGTCCCGCCGCGGCCGAACGCCGTGGTGGCGGTGCTGGCCTTCGCCGGAATCGTCGTCTCGCTGATGCAGACCCTGGTGATCCCGATCGTGCCGGAGCTGCCCAGACTGCTGGACGCCCCGGCCTCGGACACCGCGTGGGCGGTCACCGCGACGCTGCTCGCGGCAGCCGTGGCCACCCCGGTCGTCGGGCGGCTCGGCGACATGTTCGGCAAGCGCCGGATGCTGCTGGTCAGCGTGGTGATGCTGGTGGTCGGATCGGTGGTCTGCGGACTCAGCGACGCCCTGGTCCCGATGATCGTCGGCCGTGCCCTGCAGGGCCTGTCCTCCGGTGTCATCCCGCTCGGCATTAGCATCATGCGCGACGAACTGCCCGCCGAGCGCCTCGCCGGGGCCACCGCGCTGATGAGTGCCTCACTCGGCGTCGGCGGCGCCCTGGGCCTGCCGACCGCCGCGCTGATCGCGGACAACTTCGACTGGCACGTCCTGTTCTGGGCCTCGGCCGCGATGGGCGCGGCAGCCCTCGTCCTGGTTTTGGTGGTCGTGCCGGAGTCCCGGGTGCGCACCGGCGGCCGCTTCGACGCGGTCGGCGCGGTGGGCATGGCGGTCGGCCTGGTCTCCCTCCTGCTGGCCATCTCCAAGGGTGCCGACTGGGGCTGGGCCAGCGGCACCACGCTCGGCCTGTTCGCCGCGGCCGTTATCGTCCTGCTGGCCTGGGGCCTGTTCGAACTGCGCACCGCCCAGCCGCTGGTCGACCTGCGCACCACCGCCCGCCGTCAGGTGCTCTTCACCAACCTCGCCTCGATCGCGGTCGGCTTCTCGATGTTCGCGATGTCGCTCGTGCTCCCGCAGCTGCTCCAGCTGCCCACCCGGACGGGCTACGGCCTGGGCAGGTCCCTGCTGACCGCCGGACTGGTCATGGCCCCGTCCGGCCTGGTGATGATGGCCCTGGCCCCGGTCTCGGCGGCGGTCTCCAAGGCCAAGGGTCCGAAGGTGACGCTGATGATCGGCGCGCTGATCGTGGCCTGCGGCTACGGCCTGAACATCGTGCTGATGTCCGAGGTCTGGCACCTGGTGCTGGTCTCCTCCGTGATCGGCGCCGGCATCGGGTTCACGTACGGCTCCATGCCCGCGCTCATCATGGGCGCCGTACCCGCGTCCGAGACGGCGGCCGCGAACAGCCTGAACACCCTGATGCGGTCCATCGGCACTTCCTGTGCGAGTGCCATCGCCGGTGTCGTGCTGGCCCAGATGACCATCGACCTTGGCGGTTACGCGCTGCCGTCCGAGAACGGCTTCAAGACCGTCATGGCGATCGGCGCGGGTGCCGCCCTCCTCGCCTTCGCCATCGCCTCCTTCATCCCGCGCCCGCGCGCCGCGGTCCCGGCGGCGCCCCCGGCACCGGCCGCCGCGCAGACCTCGGCCGGAACGCCCTCGGGACTCTGA
- a CDS encoding TetR/AcrR family transcriptional regulator — MAGRTVREEQVNATRELILTAAERLFAERGVLAVSNRQVSEAAGQGNNAAVGYHFGTKADLVRAIARKHHTRIEEIRARLLAGARGSTDVRDWVDCLVRPVPEHLAALGSPTWFARFCAQVMTDPVLQQIMVEESMASPSLRQIVEGLNRCLPELPADVRAERAEMARHLIVHMAADRERALAENTSTPRANWHDAATGLGDVVVAMWTAPVTPPR, encoded by the coding sequence ATGGCGGGCAGGACGGTACGCGAGGAACAGGTCAACGCGACCCGGGAGCTGATCCTGACCGCGGCCGAGCGGCTCTTCGCCGAGCGCGGTGTCCTCGCGGTGTCCAACCGTCAGGTCAGCGAGGCCGCGGGGCAGGGCAACAACGCCGCGGTCGGCTACCACTTCGGCACCAAGGCCGACTTGGTCCGGGCGATCGCCCGCAAGCACCACACCCGTATCGAGGAGATCCGCGCCCGGCTGCTGGCCGGGGCCCGTGGCTCCACGGACGTACGCGACTGGGTGGACTGCCTGGTCCGGCCCGTGCCCGAACATCTCGCCGCGCTGGGCAGCCCCACCTGGTTCGCCCGGTTCTGCGCCCAGGTCATGACCGACCCGGTGCTCCAGCAGATCATGGTCGAGGAGTCCATGGCCTCGCCGTCGCTCCGGCAGATCGTCGAGGGCCTGAACCGCTGTCTGCCCGAACTGCCCGCCGACGTCCGCGCCGAGCGCGCCGAGATGGCCCGCCATCTGATCGTGCACATGGCCGCCGACCGGGAACGGGCCCTCGCCGAGAACACCTCGACGCCTCGCGCCAACTGGCACGACGCCGCCACCGGTCTCGGTGACGTCGTGGTCGCCATGTGGACGGCTCCGGTCACTCCGCCCCGGTAG
- a CDS encoding response regulator transcription factor: MHGNSSERPALARGAGQRLLIVAGDSDAAELLSTTLELAGYRVVAVAAAAEGLARLTRERFDLVVVDANLPDVTELGRNRPTLARRPPVLLLIDYESLDRIVPELGLGDRDYVTKPLRVADLLARVQVLLRGTGAGPARSGALCYRDLVLDDTLCEARRGPRGLDLTPAEYRLLRHLLVNAHRVLSKEQIGRYVWGDHRGDNAIEQLVSRLRRKVDQEAPELIHTRRGFGYWLGRADAEA; this comes from the coding sequence ATGCACGGCAACTCCAGCGAGCGACCGGCACTCGCCCGCGGTGCCGGTCAGCGCCTCCTGATCGTCGCGGGTGACTCGGATGCCGCCGAACTGCTCTCCACCACACTGGAGTTGGCGGGCTACCGGGTCGTCGCCGTCGCCGCTGCCGCCGAGGGCCTGGCGCGGCTGACCCGTGAGCGGTTCGATCTCGTGGTCGTCGACGCGAATCTGCCGGACGTGACCGAACTGGGCCGCAACCGGCCGACGTTGGCCCGCCGCCCGCCGGTGCTCCTGCTGATCGACTACGAGTCCCTGGACCGGATCGTGCCCGAACTGGGCCTCGGGGACCGGGACTACGTCACCAAACCGCTCCGCGTGGCCGACCTCCTGGCCAGGGTGCAGGTCCTGCTGCGCGGCACGGGCGCGGGGCCCGCCCGGAGTGGCGCCCTGTGCTACCGCGACCTCGTGCTGGACGACACCCTGTGCGAGGCCCGTCGCGGACCGCGCGGCCTGGATCTCACCCCGGCCGAGTACCGGCTGCTGCGTCACCTGCTGGTCAACGCCCACCGGGTGCTGTCCAAGGAGCAGATCGGCCGGTACGTCTGGGGCGACCACCGAGGCGACAACGCGATCGAACAGCTCGTCTCCAGGCTGCGGCGCAAGGTGGACCAGGAGGCTCCCGAGCTCATCCATACCCGCCGCGGCTTCGGTTACTGGCTGGGACGCGCCGACGCGGAGGCGTGA
- a CDS encoding cytochrome P450 → MAETLAGPARDGADTAPEFPMPRASRCPFDPPPGLKELQEQGPLAKVRLWDDSEPWLVTRYAEQRAVLGDPRVSADTDQPGYPTKASAEAGEGKLSFIMMDDPEHARLRRMVTAPFAIRKVEALRPAVQRIVDGLIDDMLAGPGPVDLVVAFALPIPSLVICELLGVPYDDHAMFQENTRTMVRTTATPEERGAATREIAGYLAGQIAQRLTGPQDDLLSGIAGRVAAGELTHGQATEMALLLLIAGHETTANMITLGTAALLEHPDQLALLRDTDDPKLVASAVEELLRYLHITHLGRRRAVTEDIEIAGQVIRAGEGVIMVNEIGNRDPEVFEDPDRLDITRDARRHVAFGFGVHQCLGQPLARMELQVVYGTLYRRIPTLRLACALEDVKFKHDAFIYGIHELPVAW, encoded by the coding sequence ATGGCCGAAACCCTGGCCGGCCCCGCGCGCGACGGCGCGGACACCGCCCCCGAGTTCCCCATGCCGCGTGCCTCCCGCTGTCCCTTCGACCCGCCGCCCGGCCTCAAGGAGCTCCAGGAGCAGGGGCCCCTCGCGAAGGTGCGCCTGTGGGACGACAGTGAGCCCTGGCTGGTGACCCGCTACGCCGAGCAGCGGGCCGTCCTGGGCGACCCCCGGGTCAGCGCCGACACCGATCAGCCGGGCTATCCGACCAAGGCCAGTGCCGAGGCCGGCGAGGGCAAGCTCAGCTTCATCATGATGGACGACCCCGAACACGCCCGGCTGCGCCGGATGGTGACGGCACCGTTCGCCATCAGGAAGGTCGAGGCCCTCAGGCCCGCCGTGCAGCGGATCGTGGACGGCCTGATCGACGACATGCTGGCAGGTCCCGGTCCCGTCGACCTCGTCGTGGCGTTCGCCCTGCCGATCCCCTCGCTGGTCATCTGCGAACTGCTCGGTGTGCCCTATGACGACCACGCCATGTTCCAGGAGAACACCAGGACGATGGTCCGCACGACCGCGACCCCCGAGGAACGCGGTGCCGCGACCCGGGAGATCGCCGGATATCTGGCCGGTCAGATCGCCCAGCGCCTCACCGGCCCGCAGGACGACCTCCTGTCGGGCATCGCCGGGCGCGTCGCCGCGGGAGAGCTGACCCACGGTCAGGCCACGGAGATGGCCCTGCTCCTGCTGATCGCGGGCCACGAGACCACCGCGAACATGATCACGCTGGGTACCGCAGCCCTCCTCGAACACCCCGACCAGCTCGCCCTGTTGCGCGACACGGACGACCCGAAGCTCGTCGCCTCGGCGGTCGAGGAACTGCTGCGCTACCTGCACATCACGCACCTGGGACGCCGGCGCGCGGTCACCGAGGACATCGAGATCGCCGGGCAGGTCATCAGGGCCGGCGAGGGCGTGATCATGGTCAACGAGATCGGCAACCGCGACCCCGAGGTGTTCGAGGACCCCGACCGCCTCGACATCACCCGCGACGCCCGCCGTCACGTCGCGTTCGGCTTCGGCGTCCACCAGTGCCTGGGCCAGCCGCTGGCCCGCATGGAGCTCCAGGTCGTCTACGGCACCCTCTACCGGCGCATCCCGACCCTCAGGCTCGCCTGCGCACTGGAGGACGTGAAGTTCAAGCACGACGCGTTCATCTACGGCATCCACGAACTGCCGGTGGCCTGGTAA
- a CDS encoding ferredoxin — translation MKVELEADKCVASGQCVVAAMDVFDQDDDGIAILLTEQVGDDQVDDVTEAVAVCPAAAIRLVRA, via the coding sequence ATGAAGGTGGAACTGGAAGCCGACAAGTGCGTCGCCTCCGGACAGTGTGTGGTCGCCGCCATGGACGTGTTCGACCAGGACGACGACGGCATCGCGATCCTCCTGACGGAACAGGTCGGCGACGACCAGGTCGACGACGTCACGGAAGCCGTCGCGGTCTGTCCTGCCGCGGCGATCCGGCTGGTCCGGGCGTGA
- a CDS encoding FAD-dependent oxidoreductase — translation MRRIAVVGASAAGLSAAETLRREGYDGTITLVGEEPEPPYDRPPLSKQILAAGWERDRLALRTPADLAALDLDLRLGVAATGLELVSRTVELADGSEVPYDGLIIATGVRPRRLPGEGAHVLRTLDDALKLRERLGTGQRLVVVGAGFLGAEAAAVARRLGAEVTVLEPAAVPLAHAVGAKVGRMLARAHVDRGVDLRCGVTVTEVTEDGVRLAGGEEIEADEVLVAIGSLPNAEWLEGGGLTVGDGLVCDQYCEAAKNVYAAGDVARWYNPLFGTSMRIEHRTNAAEQGMAAARNLLAAEGARKPFAPVPYFWSDQYDMKIQAYGFLREHDEVAVVEGDLAQRRFVAGYRTGDRVSGALAVGMPPKAIRRWRQAIATGAAWHETVRTGVPAAEV, via the coding sequence GTGAGGCGGATCGCCGTCGTCGGCGCCTCGGCCGCCGGTCTCTCGGCGGCCGAGACACTGCGCCGCGAGGGATACGACGGCACGATCACCCTCGTCGGCGAGGAGCCCGAACCCCCCTACGACCGACCGCCGTTGTCCAAGCAGATCCTGGCAGCGGGGTGGGAGCGGGACCGGCTCGCCCTGCGCACCCCCGCCGACCTCGCCGCGCTCGACCTCGACCTGCGGCTCGGTGTCGCGGCGACCGGCCTCGAACTCGTCTCCCGCACAGTGGAGTTGGCCGACGGCTCCGAGGTGCCGTACGACGGACTGATCATCGCCACCGGCGTACGGCCGCGCCGCCTGCCCGGTGAGGGCGCGCACGTGCTGCGCACCCTGGACGACGCGCTGAAGCTGCGGGAGCGGCTGGGGACGGGGCAGCGGCTGGTCGTGGTGGGCGCCGGTTTCCTCGGCGCGGAGGCCGCCGCGGTCGCCCGGCGCCTCGGTGCCGAGGTGACCGTCCTCGAACCCGCCGCGGTGCCGCTGGCGCACGCGGTCGGCGCAAAGGTCGGGCGGATGCTGGCCCGGGCCCATGTGGACCGGGGCGTCGACCTGCGCTGCGGGGTCACCGTGACCGAGGTGACCGAGGACGGCGTCCGGCTCGCCGGTGGCGAGGAGATCGAGGCGGACGAGGTGCTCGTGGCCATCGGTTCGCTGCCCAACGCCGAGTGGCTGGAGGGCGGCGGGCTCACGGTGGGCGACGGGCTGGTGTGCGACCAGTACTGCGAGGCCGCGAAGAACGTGTACGCGGCCGGCGACGTCGCCCGCTGGTACAACCCGCTGTTCGGCACCTCGATGCGGATCGAGCACCGCACCAACGCGGCCGAGCAGGGCATGGCGGCCGCCCGCAACCTGCTCGCCGCCGAGGGGGCGCGCAAGCCGTTCGCGCCCGTGCCGTACTTCTGGTCCGACCAGTACGACATGAAGATCCAGGCGTACGGCTTCCTGCGCGAGCACGACGAAGTCGCCGTCGTGGAGGGTGACTTGGCGCAGCGCCGGTTCGTCGCCGGATACCGCACCGGCGACCGCGTCAGCGGTGCTCTCGCGGTGGGCATGCCGCCCAAGGCGATCCGGCGGTGGCGGCAGGCG